The Bacteroidales bacterium genome contains the following window.
CCTAAGACAAAAGAACACCGTAGAAAACAGAGCCGCCAAGAAATAGTGTGTAAGAAAGAATAAATTTCTGCGGCGATTTAAGAAATGAGAAAATAAAAGAACTAAAAGATGCTTCGACACCCTTCGACACCGCTCAGGGTAAAAGCTCAGTGTAAAAGTGCAGAATATTAACCTGAACCTTTGAACCTTTGAACCCCTGAACCTCTGAACTTTTACTTACAACAGATAACAATCAACCGTAAAAAGTGAAAAAGCCCTCTGCCCTCAACTTTACCAACAACCAAGGCACTATGCGCTATGCGATGAAAGCCAACTACCAACTACTCCCCTCACTCCAGCTTCTTAGCCTCTTCCCAATACACATCCATTTCGGCGAGACTCATATCGTGGAGGGATTTTCCTTGAGCTTTAGTTTCTTTTTCAAGGTATTGAAAGCGTTTTTTAAATTTCTTATTGGTTCTTTCTAAAGCATCTTCAGGATTAATATCCAAAAAGCGAGCATAGTTAATTAAAGAAAATAATACATCGCCAAATTCGGCTTCCATTCTCTTTTTATCTTTACTAACACTTACTTCGTTGTGAAACTCGCCCAACTCTTCCTGTACTTTTTCCCAAACCTGCTCAGGCTTTTCCCAGTCGAAGCCAACACCACGTACTTTTTCCTGCATACGGTAAGCCTTTACCATAGCGGGGAGTGAATTAGGAACACCCTCTAAAACGGATTTTCTTCCCTCTTTCATTTTCAAAGCCTCCCAATTTTCTTCTACCGTTTTCGCATCATCGGCCTCTACATCGCTAT
Protein-coding sequences here:
- the mazG gene encoding nucleoside triphosphate pyrophosphohydrolase — protein: MERKLKAFERLLNIMDDLRTGCPWDRKQTLESLRYLTIEEVYELSDAILENNLDEVKKELGDLMLHMVFYAKIGSEKNAFDMADILDSISEKLIYRHPHIYSDVEADDAKTVEENWEALKMKEGRKSVLEGVPNSLPAMVKAYRMQEKVRGVGFDWEKPEQVWEKVQEELGEFHNEVSVSKDKKRMEAEFGDVLFSLINYARFLDINPEDALERTNKKFKKRFQYLEKETKAQGKSLHDMSLAEMDVYWEEAKKLE